A single window of Oxyura jamaicensis isolate SHBP4307 breed ruddy duck chromosome 3, BPBGC_Ojam_1.0, whole genome shotgun sequence DNA harbors:
- the UBE2J1 gene encoding ubiquitin-conjugating enzyme E2 J1 codes for MEGRYNLKNPAVKRLMKEAAELKDPTDHYHAQPLEDNLFEWHFTVRGPPDSDFDGGIYHGRIVLPPEYPMKPPSIILLTANGRFEVGKKICLSISGHHPETWQPSWSIRTALLAIIGFMPTKGEGAIGSLDYTPEERRALAKKSQDFCCEMCGTSMKTALLPLTSGSGSSQADKEAKELARQISFKAEVNSSRKSDAEPSNSSGLNRSATSPEPQQDGAARAFQDPNSAMSEPQNSSASSSQERTPSVSTNTSLSPRQRRAQQQSQRRAPSSTDFNRVQQPRVNANHTGSTVLIVLLTFALAALIFRRICLANEYIFEL; via the exons ctgTCAAACGTTTGatgaaggaggctgcagaacTGAAGGATCCTACAGATCATTATCATGCACAGCCTTTGGAG GATAATCTCTTTGAATGGCACTTTACCGTTAGAGGCCCTCCAGATTCAGACTTCGATGGAGGAATTTATCACGGGCGAATAGTACTACCACCTGAATATCCCATGAAACCACCAAGCATTATTTTGCTGACG GCCAATGGCAGGTTTgaagtggggaagaaaatatgtttaagcATCTCAGGGCATCATCCTGAAACATGGCAGCCTTCATGGAGTA TAAGAACAGCTTTACTAGCCATTATTGGATTTATGCCAACCAAAGGTGAAGGTGCAATAGGATCTCTAGATTATAcaccagaagaaagaagagctcTTGCAAAGAA GTCACAAGACTTCTGTTGTGAAATGTGTGGCACATCTATGAAGACAGCCCTCTTACCACTAACATCAGGAAGTGGGTCAAGCCAGGCGGACAAGGAGGCTAAAGAACTTGCCAGACAAATTAGCTTCAAG GCAGAAGTCAATTCATCGAGGAAGTCAGATGCTGAACCTTCAAACTCATCGGGATTGAACCGTTCTGCCACTTCACCGGAGCCCCAGCAGGATGGTGCAGCTCGAGCATTCCAGGATCCAAACAGCGCAATG tctgaaCCTCAAAACAGCAGTGCATCATCCAGTCAAGAGCGTACTCCGTCGGTGTCCACTAATACGTCTCTGAGCCCTCGGCAGCGCCGTGCCCAGCAGCAGAGTCAGAGACGGGCTCCGTCTTCGACCGACTTCAATCGGGTGCAGCAGCCAAGAGTCAACGCCAACCATACTGGATCAACTGTTCTGATCGTCCTTCTGACCTTTGCGCTGGCAGCTCTTATATTTCGAAGAATATGTTTGGCTAATGAGTACATATTTGAGTTATAG